The proteins below come from a single Gemmatimonadaceae bacterium genomic window:
- a CDS encoding DUF899 domain-containing protein, whose translation MSTHTSGTREQWLAARLELLEEEKELTRLSDKVARRRQELPWVPMTKEYRFETEQGAASLGELFQGRSQLLVYHFMLGPHDVVGCPSCSAIADGFNGIATHLANHDVMLWAVSRAPLDKIRAYQRRMGWTFPWASSFGSDFNSDFNVSFTEQQTREGNMEYNYRRLQPSKNPAEREMPGMSSFAREGDTVYHTYSTYARGLDGLWGMYQWLDRAPKGRNESGAWLRRRDEYGAR comes from the coding sequence ATGTCGACACACACCAGCGGGACACGCGAACAATGGCTTGCCGCACGACTCGAACTGCTCGAGGAGGAGAAGGAGCTAACGCGACTGAGCGACAAGGTCGCTCGCCGGCGCCAGGAGCTGCCGTGGGTCCCAATGACGAAGGAGTACCGGTTCGAGACGGAGCAGGGCGCGGCATCGTTGGGCGAGCTGTTCCAGGGCCGCTCGCAACTTCTGGTCTACCATTTCATGCTCGGTCCGCATGACGTCGTCGGATGCCCCTCGTGCTCGGCGATTGCCGATGGATTCAACGGTATCGCGACGCATCTGGCGAATCACGACGTGATGCTGTGGGCAGTGTCGCGCGCGCCACTCGACAAGATCCGGGCGTACCAACGGCGGATGGGATGGACCTTCCCCTGGGCGTCGTCGTTCGGCAGCGATTTCAACTCCGACTTCAACGTGTCGTTCACCGAGCAGCAGACGCGCGAGGGCAACATGGAGTACAATTACCGGCGCCTGCAGCCGTCGAAGAACCCGGCTGAGCGCGAGATGCCCGGGATGAGCAGCTTTGCGCGCGAGGGTGACACCGTGTACCACACGTACTCGACGTACGCGCGCGGGCTCGACGGGTTGTGGGGCATGTACCAGTGGCTGGACCGCGCGCCCAAGGGGCGGAACGAATCCGGCGCGTGGCTGCGCCGCCGGGACGAATACGGCGCGCGCTGA
- a CDS encoding DUF2182 domain-containing protein, whose product MPNVSMPGMPQPGATWLSAALCSIGMWTAMMAAMMLPSLVPALWRYRRAAARAGAARPMWMAVLAGGGYCAVWAAAGFLVCPLGAALSAAGRGRPVASSLLGGVVVLLAGTFQFTSWKTRHLAAARRAPVLGGRPTSAAASWRHGVRLGLHCCRSCANLIAVLAVVGLMDVGAMAALTAAVTVERLVPSGRGGARVVGTAVVVAGMVLMARAARPG is encoded by the coding sequence ATGCCTAACGTGTCCATGCCGGGAATGCCGCAGCCCGGCGCGACGTGGCTCTCCGCCGCTCTCTGTTCCATCGGGATGTGGACAGCCATGATGGCGGCGATGATGCTGCCATCGCTCGTGCCGGCGCTCTGGCGCTATCGGCGCGCCGCCGCCCGCGCGGGCGCGGCGCGGCCGATGTGGATGGCGGTGCTGGCCGGCGGGGGCTACTGCGCCGTGTGGGCGGCGGCCGGCTTCCTGGTATGTCCGTTAGGCGCGGCGCTGTCGGCGGCCGGCCGCGGCCGGCCGGTGGCGTCGTCGCTGTTGGGCGGAGTGGTCGTGCTGCTCGCCGGCACGTTCCAGTTCACCTCGTGGAAGACGCGGCACCTCGCCGCCGCGCGACGGGCGCCGGTGCTCGGCGGTCGGCCGACGAGCGCCGCCGCCTCGTGGCGGCACGGGGTGCGTCTCGGTCTGCACTGTTGCCGGAGCTGCGCCAACTTGATCGCAGTGTTGGCGGTGGTCGGCCTGATGGATGTCGGCGCGATGGCGGCGCTGACTGCGGCAGTGACGGTCGAACGCCTCGTGCCCTCGGGTCGCGGTGGGGCACGGGTGGTTGGCACGGCGGTCGTCGTCGCGGGCATGGTGCTCATGGCCCGCGCGGCGCGGCCGGGCTGA
- a CDS encoding TonB family protein — MRAHSIAAHSVLMHRVCTLGSVVTMLWSMSGPPPLAAQSEGRPGSVDAVVRDTTGAGVAGAELSIAGTTVRGFTDDDGHLHLGPIAPGPARLTVRRLGFRATTVDVTIAANRATVDTVQLVQVAHRLDPITVRSSIHAYSSRMMGFYERRSQGLGHFFTRQQIEDANPRFLTDMFRRIPGVQLASTDIIQHAVRMRGARDCPPLLWLDGAPAAAAEYDLDTIDPLSVEAIEVYSGPSEVPLQFKPPMDVQACGVIVIWTRQGEPQHAYAKAAPAPNQIVKMIDSLKVYTADEVDTPAHQDTSVHVQPFYPEGLFMSGKSGRVVAEFVVDTSGAVAMGTFSAISSTDPDFTNSVRQALRQAVYVPAVRKGQKVQQVVEQPFTFVADSALLRHLKGRS, encoded by the coding sequence ATGCGGGCCCACTCGATCGCCGCACATTCCGTCCTGATGCACCGCGTGTGCACCCTGGGATCGGTTGTGACCATGCTCTGGAGCATGAGCGGGCCACCGCCGCTTGCCGCGCAGAGCGAGGGTCGCCCTGGCTCCGTCGACGCCGTCGTTCGCGACACGACCGGCGCCGGCGTCGCCGGGGCCGAGTTGTCGATTGCCGGCACGACGGTGAGAGGCTTCACCGATGACGACGGCCACCTGCACCTTGGCCCCATCGCCCCCGGACCCGCGCGCCTAACGGTACGCCGCCTCGGCTTCCGCGCCACGACAGTGGATGTCACGATCGCCGCGAACCGCGCGACGGTGGATACCGTGCAGTTGGTACAAGTCGCCCACCGCCTGGATCCGATCACCGTGCGCAGCAGCATCCACGCGTATAGCTCGCGCATGATGGGATTCTATGAGCGGCGCAGCCAGGGGTTGGGCCACTTTTTCACGCGGCAGCAGATCGAAGACGCGAACCCCCGGTTTCTCACGGACATGTTCCGCCGAATTCCGGGCGTACAGCTCGCATCGACCGACATCATCCAGCACGCCGTGCGGATGCGCGGCGCGCGGGATTGTCCCCCGCTGCTCTGGCTGGATGGCGCACCCGCGGCGGCGGCCGAGTACGATCTGGACACCATCGACCCGCTGTCGGTGGAAGCCATCGAGGTCTATAGCGGTCCATCAGAAGTGCCGCTGCAGTTCAAGCCGCCCATGGATGTGCAAGCCTGCGGCGTGATCGTGATCTGGACGCGGCAGGGCGAGCCCCAGCACGCGTATGCGAAAGCGGCGCCCGCTCCCAATCAGATCGTGAAGATGATCGACTCGCTCAAGGTCTACACCGCCGATGAAGTCGACACGCCCGCGCACCAGGACACGAGCGTTCACGTGCAGCCGTTCTATCCCGAAGGCCTGTTCATGAGCGGCAAGAGCGGACGCGTCGTCGCGGAGTTCGTCGTCGATACCTCGGGCGCCGTGGCGATGGGCACGTTCAGCGCCATCTCGTCCACCGACCCCGACTTCACCAACTCCGTTAGGCAGGCGCTGCGGCAGGCGGTCTACGTCCCCGCGGTGCGCAAGGGGCAGAAAGTGCAGCAGGTGGTCGAGCAGCCGTTCACGTTCGTCGCGGACAGCGCGCTGCTGCGCCACCTGAAAGGACGCTCCTGA